In Aegilops tauschii subsp. strangulata cultivar AL8/78 chromosome 3, Aet v6.0, whole genome shotgun sequence, one genomic interval encodes:
- the LOC109741674 gene encoding uncharacterized protein isoform X2, producing the protein MVKLFFSGNNQLFQRSTIAHNMKTVREKIEKIEKEGQALNLVRHVARAEGSRNKETFAACSTQGMKTGMVGRDTEKEKIINLLLTSEANEDISIIPIIGLGGIGKSTLAEAVLADKRVSVFDVQIWVHVSEQFDLHTIGSRIIRRLNSNINLDKCDLQFIHDNLKKELSTIRYLIVLDDLWEEDGNNLEELKRMLQYGCKGSRIIVTTRNQSIVQTLSTGFLAKDQKICPVPESDQISLGVLSPDDCWEVMKQRALGPNDDHSGLQEIGREIAAKCGGLPIVANALGQVMFERRTVEAWEDIRDTKVDLGLREEHQNKALERLMLSYCYMKLEFKMCFTYLAVFPKGSVMDQHHLIQQWTALGYIKAHDDGERCINYLLGMSFLHISRSSSVDPGPMHAKTSQKFTMHDLVHDLASVITSKEFIILNADATEPRGWNRARYCRHAQLINYQNQTTVFKDLPPTARTLHFRYSGKLQLPKMAFSRSKYIRVLDLSGHSVGRQSTSSNLDLHGSSVGGQSTSSNVVLPSSIHKSKLLRYLDATSLPITSLPKSFHTLKHMQTLILSKCALETLPDTICSLNKLCYLDLSGNVSLTELPASLGKLSKLSFLNLLGCSMLQELPESIYELTCLRHLDISECRTIKKLPDKFGTLLKLIFLNLSGCSKITSLPDNLRLQSLEHMNLSNCHELENLPKDFGNLQRLVFLSVSDCYKVSLLPESFCQLIHLKFLDLSDCHELMELPECFGHLFELDSLNLTSCCKLQVLPESFCKLSKLRCLNLSYCMRLDKLPPSFGDLKLQSLDISCTESLDALPNSIAEMTSLTRFEAMQGVPDVMAHVGEIKKHLLISEEIEHVVQQRENKGCSSIVELADLTCYELDVQELQNVKHPEDAERAKLRDKSDLRQLSLRWGTNGGEGKSVLEKLTPPRTLEFFYLFGYMSKDFPKWMSDISSYLPSLTFLRLYGLGTCDTLPPFGQLPNLRCICMKKMPNIRKIGKEFFGHGRPCVKLRSIQLESMENLAEFLTTRSGEENEEFLIPNLHSLCLSNCPKLKFLPYPPRSMIWYLENTDEIIAEGGFGKLSSSALPFEMVIKNCSFSPDNWDRLHHFPTLEVFQVESCKGLRALPEVIRCFTSLKSLVLKSLKELESLPKWLGCFISLQRLLIQDCPNLTTLPESMKGLTSLTYLYIKKCQELAVLPQSLGQLITLQDISIINCPNLTTLPESMKGLTSLTELWIEECQGLAMLPECLGQMISLQIFYIIDCPNLTFLPESMKKLTALRVLTLKECQRLHMLPEWLQELTSLEEFNIMDCPNLISLPQSIQNLPVLKELYICCSPILVERCQGEDAGLISHIPEVTLHVPEE; encoded by the exons ATG GTCAAGTTATTCTTTTCTGGGAACAATCAACTCTTCCAGCGGTCAACCATAGCCCATAATATGAAGACCGTGAGGGAGAAAATAGAAAAAATAGAAAAGGAAGGTCAGGCACTTAATCTTGTGCGTCATGTGGCAAGGGCAGAGGGGAGCAGAAACAAGGAAACTTTTGCAGCTTGCAGTACTCAAGGCATGAAAACTGGAATGGTGGGGAGGGACACCGAGAAAGAGAAGATAATCAACCTGCTACTGACAAGTGAAGCTAATGAGGATATCTCCATCATTCCAATTATTGGGCTTGGTGGTATTGGAAAGTCAACATTAGCTGAAGCAGTTTTGGCAGATAAGAGGGTCAGTGTCTTCGATGTCCAAATTTGGGTTCATGTGTCTGAGCAGTTTGATTTGCACACAATTGGGAGTAGAATCATCAGAAGATTAAATAGCAATATCAACCTTGACAAATGTGATCTGCAGTTTATACATGATAATCTGAAAAAAGAACTTTCTACAATAAGATACTTGATTGTTCTAGATGATCTCTGGGAAGAAGATGGAAATAACCTAGAAGAGTTGAAGCGGATGTTGCAATATGGATGCAAGGGTAGCAGGATTATAGTAACTACACGCAACCAGAGCATAGTGCAAACACTTAGCACTGGTTTTCTTGCGAAAGACCAGAAAATCTGCCCTGTGCCTGAGTCTGACCAAATCAGTTTGGGTGTTTTATCACCTGATGACTGCTGGGAAGTAATGAAGCAAAGGGCACTTGGACCTAATGATGACCATAGTGGTTTGCAAGAAATTGGAAGGGAAATTGCAGCAAAGTGTGGGGGGTTACCAATCGTGGCAAATGCTCTTGGGCAAGTAATGTTTGAGCGAAGGACTGTTGAGGCATGGGAAGATATAAGAGACACCAAAGTTGACTTGGGTTTGAGAGAAGAACATCAAAACAAGGCATTAGAGCGTCTAATGCTTAGCTATTGCTACATGAAGCTTGAGTTTAAAATGTGCTTCACATATTTGGCGGTCTTCCCCAAGGGTTCTGTGATGGATCAGCACCATCTAATCCAGCAATGGACCGCTCTCGGATACATTAAGGCACATGATGATGGTGAAAGGTGTATCAACTATCTTCTTGGGATGTCGTTTCTTCATATTTCACGGTCATCCTCG GTTGATCCAGGTCCAATGCATGCCAAAACTTCTCAAAAGTTCACCATGCATGATTTGGTGCATGATCTTGCATCAGTAATTACTTCCAAAGAGTTCATCATTTTGAACGCTGATGCTACCGAACCAAGGGGCTGGAATAGAGCTCGTTATTGCCGGCATGCACAATTGATCAACTACCAAAATCAAACCACGGTTTTCAAAGACCTGCCACCCACAGCTAGAACCCTCCATTTTAGGTATTCAGGAAAATTGCAACTTCCCAAAATGGCATTTTCTCGATCCAAGTACATACGTGTGCTGGATTTAAGTGGGCATTCAGTTGGAAGGCAATCTACTTCAAGCAACTTAGACCTTCATGGAAGTTCAGTTGGGGGGCAATCCACTTCAAGCAACGTGGTACTGCCATCGTCCATTCATAAATCGAAGCTGCTTAGGTACCTTGATGCCACATCCTTGCCAATTACATCACTTCCAAAGTCTTTCCACACACTAAAACACATGCAAACTTTAATTCTATCCAAATGTGCACTTGAAACATTGCCTGACACTATCTGTAGCCTCAACAAGCTTTGTTATCTGGATCTATCTGGTAATGTCAGCCTTACTGAGCTCCCGGCGTCACTTGGGAAGCTCTCCAAACTCTCTTTCCTCAACTTATTGGGGTGTTCCATGCTCCAAGAGTTACCCGAGTCCATCTACGAGCTAACTTGTTTACGGCACCTAGACATTTCTGAGTGTCGTACCATTAAAAAGCTCCCTGATAAATTTGGCACTCTTTTGAAACTCATCTTTCTAAACCTGTCTGGTTGTTCCAAGATAACCAGTCTACCTGACAATCTTAGACTCCAGTCTTTAGAGCATATGAACCTATCAAATTGCCACGAGCTAGAAAACCTACCAAAAGATTTTGGCAACCTTCAAAGGCTTGTGTTTTTGAGCGTTTCTGATTGCTACAAGGTTTCATTGCTGCCAGAATCATTTTGCCAACTTATTCATCTAAAGTTCTTAGATCTTTCTGACTGCCATGAGCTCATGGAACTCCCTGAATGTTTTGGTCACCTTTTTGAGCTTGACTCTTTGAACCTAACAAGTTGTTGCAAGCTGCAAGTACTGCCCGAGTCATTCTGCAAATTGTCTAAGCTGAGGTGCCTCAATTTGTCTTATTGTATGAGGCTTGATAAGCTCCCACCCTCGTTCGGTGACCTTAAGCTTCAATCATTGGACATATCTTGTACAGAATCCCTCGATGCCTTGCCAAATAGCATTGCTGAAATGACAAGTCTCACTCGATTTGAGGCCATGCAAGGAGTTCCTGATGTGATGGCACACGTTGGGGAAATTAAAAAGCATCTTCTTATTTCAGAAGAAATAGAGCATGTTGTACAACAGAGAGAAAATAAAGGATGCAGCAGTATAGTGGAACTTGCAGATTTGACTTGTTATGAGTTGGATGTTCAAGAGCTTCAGAATGTCAAGCATCCAGAAGACGCGGAGAGAGCAAAGTTGCGTGATAAATCAGATCTGAGGCAACTATCTCTTCGCTGGGGAACCAATGGAGGCGAGGGTAAATCTGTGTTGGAGAAGCTCACACCTCCCCGGACTCTTGAATTTTTTTATCTATTCGGGTATATGAGCAAGGATTTTCCTAAATGGATGTCTGACATCTCTTCCTACCTCCCTTCTCTCACCTTCCTCCGCCTTTATGGTTTAGGAACATGTGATACTCTTCCTCCGTTTGGGCAGCTACCAAATTTAAGATGCATATGTATGAAGAAAATGCCCAACATCAGGAAAATAGGCAAGGAATTCTTTGGGCACGGCAGACCCTGTGTAAAATTAAGATCGATACAGTTAGAGTCGATGGAGAACTTGGCTGAATTCTTGACAACAAGGTCAGGTGAAGAAAATGAAGAGTTCTTAATTCCGAATTTGCACTCTTTGTGTCTGTCGAACTGCCCAAAATTGAAGTTTCTGCCATATCCGCCAAGAAGTATGATTTGGTACTTGGAAAACACTGATGAGATTATTGCAGAAGGAGGATTTGGGAAGCTTTCATCTTCTGCACTTCCTTTTGAAATGGTAATAAAAAATTGCAGTTTTTCTCCAGACAATTGGGATAGACTTCATCACTTCCCCACCCTTGAAGTATTTCAAGTTGAATCCTGCAAGGGCTTGAGGGCATTGCCAGAGGTCATTAGATGCTTCACCTCTCTAAAAAGCCTAGTTTTGAAGTCACTGAAGGAATTGGAGTCACTACCGAAATGGTTGGGGTGCTTCATTTCCCTGCAACGTCTTCTCATCCAGGATTGTCCCAACCTGACAACTTTGCCTGAAAGCATGAAGGGCCTTACTTCTTTAACATATCTGTATATAAAGAAGTGCCAAGAATTAGCTGTGTTGCCACAAAGCCTAGGGCAGCTCATTACCCTGCAAGACATTTCCATCATCAATTGTCCCAACCTGACAACTTTGCCTGAAAGCATGAAGGGCCTTACTTCTTTAACAGAGCTTTGGATAGAGGAGTGCCAAGGCCTAGCTATGTTGCCAGAATGCCTAGGACAGATGATTTCCCTGCAAATTTTTTACATCATTGATTGCCCCAACTTGACATTTTTGCCAGAGAGCATGAAGAAGCTTACTGCTCTCAGAGTCCTAACTTTGAAGGAGTGCCAACGCCTACATATGCTGCCAGAATGGCTACAAGAACTCACTTCCCTGGAAGAATTTAACATCATGGATTGTCCCAACCTGATATCTTTGCCTCAAAGCATACAAAACCTTCCAGTCTTGAAGGAACTCTACATTTGCTGCTCTCCGATTCTGGTCGAGAGGTGCCAAGGGGAGGATGCAGGCCTTATTTCTCACATCCCGGAAGTGACGTTACATGTACCAGAAGAATGA
- the LOC109741674 gene encoding uncharacterized protein isoform X1 — MAAVGGLIARAVGNQIASKLGELVKDEIALLWGFQDDVEGLREKMEDLDALMRDADDRLRRGERDGEAVGRWLAKFKAVAYDIEDVLDDLDATKLVQKTRSKVKLFFSGNNQLFQRSTIAHNMKTVREKIEKIEKEGQALNLVRHVARAEGSRNKETFAACSTQGMKTGMVGRDTEKEKIINLLLTSEANEDISIIPIIGLGGIGKSTLAEAVLADKRVSVFDVQIWVHVSEQFDLHTIGSRIIRRLNSNINLDKCDLQFIHDNLKKELSTIRYLIVLDDLWEEDGNNLEELKRMLQYGCKGSRIIVTTRNQSIVQTLSTGFLAKDQKICPVPESDQISLGVLSPDDCWEVMKQRALGPNDDHSGLQEIGREIAAKCGGLPIVANALGQVMFERRTVEAWEDIRDTKVDLGLREEHQNKALERLMLSYCYMKLEFKMCFTYLAVFPKGSVMDQHHLIQQWTALGYIKAHDDGERCINYLLGMSFLHISRSSSVDPGPMHAKTSQKFTMHDLVHDLASVITSKEFIILNADATEPRGWNRARYCRHAQLINYQNQTTVFKDLPPTARTLHFRYSGKLQLPKMAFSRSKYIRVLDLSGHSVGRQSTSSNLDLHGSSVGGQSTSSNVVLPSSIHKSKLLRYLDATSLPITSLPKSFHTLKHMQTLILSKCALETLPDTICSLNKLCYLDLSGNVSLTELPASLGKLSKLSFLNLLGCSMLQELPESIYELTCLRHLDISECRTIKKLPDKFGTLLKLIFLNLSGCSKITSLPDNLRLQSLEHMNLSNCHELENLPKDFGNLQRLVFLSVSDCYKVSLLPESFCQLIHLKFLDLSDCHELMELPECFGHLFELDSLNLTSCCKLQVLPESFCKLSKLRCLNLSYCMRLDKLPPSFGDLKLQSLDISCTESLDALPNSIAEMTSLTRFEAMQGVPDVMAHVGEIKKHLLISEEIEHVVQQRENKGCSSIVELADLTCYELDVQELQNVKHPEDAERAKLRDKSDLRQLSLRWGTNGGEGKSVLEKLTPPRTLEFFYLFGYMSKDFPKWMSDISSYLPSLTFLRLYGLGTCDTLPPFGQLPNLRCICMKKMPNIRKIGKEFFGHGRPCVKLRSIQLESMENLAEFLTTRSGEENEEFLIPNLHSLCLSNCPKLKFLPYPPRSMIWYLENTDEIIAEGGFGKLSSSALPFEMVIKNCSFSPDNWDRLHHFPTLEVFQVESCKGLRALPEVIRCFTSLKSLVLKSLKELESLPKWLGCFISLQRLLIQDCPNLTTLPESMKGLTSLTYLYIKKCQELAVLPQSLGQLITLQDISIINCPNLTTLPESMKGLTSLTELWIEECQGLAMLPECLGQMISLQIFYIIDCPNLTFLPESMKKLTALRVLTLKECQRLHMLPEWLQELTSLEEFNIMDCPNLISLPQSIQNLPVLKELYICCSPILVERCQGEDAGLISHIPEVTLHVPEE, encoded by the exons ATGGCCGCAGTTGGGGGGCTGATCGCGAGAGCCGTCGGGAACCAAATCGCCAGCAAGCTGGGCGAGCTCGTGAAAGACGAGATCGCTCTGTTGTGGGGGTTTCAGGACGACGTCGAGGGCTTGAGGGAGAAGATGGAAGATCTGGATGCCCTGATGCGGGACGCCGATGATAGGCTGCGTCGAGGAGAAAGGGATGGAGAAGCCGTTGGGCGGTGGCTGGCCAAGTTCAAGGCAGTCGCCTACGACATTGAGGACGTCCTGGACGACCTGGACGCTACCAAGCTCGTCCAGAAGACCCGGTCCAAG GTCAAGTTATTCTTTTCTGGGAACAATCAACTCTTCCAGCGGTCAACCATAGCCCATAATATGAAGACCGTGAGGGAGAAAATAGAAAAAATAGAAAAGGAAGGTCAGGCACTTAATCTTGTGCGTCATGTGGCAAGGGCAGAGGGGAGCAGAAACAAGGAAACTTTTGCAGCTTGCAGTACTCAAGGCATGAAAACTGGAATGGTGGGGAGGGACACCGAGAAAGAGAAGATAATCAACCTGCTACTGACAAGTGAAGCTAATGAGGATATCTCCATCATTCCAATTATTGGGCTTGGTGGTATTGGAAAGTCAACATTAGCTGAAGCAGTTTTGGCAGATAAGAGGGTCAGTGTCTTCGATGTCCAAATTTGGGTTCATGTGTCTGAGCAGTTTGATTTGCACACAATTGGGAGTAGAATCATCAGAAGATTAAATAGCAATATCAACCTTGACAAATGTGATCTGCAGTTTATACATGATAATCTGAAAAAAGAACTTTCTACAATAAGATACTTGATTGTTCTAGATGATCTCTGGGAAGAAGATGGAAATAACCTAGAAGAGTTGAAGCGGATGTTGCAATATGGATGCAAGGGTAGCAGGATTATAGTAACTACACGCAACCAGAGCATAGTGCAAACACTTAGCACTGGTTTTCTTGCGAAAGACCAGAAAATCTGCCCTGTGCCTGAGTCTGACCAAATCAGTTTGGGTGTTTTATCACCTGATGACTGCTGGGAAGTAATGAAGCAAAGGGCACTTGGACCTAATGATGACCATAGTGGTTTGCAAGAAATTGGAAGGGAAATTGCAGCAAAGTGTGGGGGGTTACCAATCGTGGCAAATGCTCTTGGGCAAGTAATGTTTGAGCGAAGGACTGTTGAGGCATGGGAAGATATAAGAGACACCAAAGTTGACTTGGGTTTGAGAGAAGAACATCAAAACAAGGCATTAGAGCGTCTAATGCTTAGCTATTGCTACATGAAGCTTGAGTTTAAAATGTGCTTCACATATTTGGCGGTCTTCCCCAAGGGTTCTGTGATGGATCAGCACCATCTAATCCAGCAATGGACCGCTCTCGGATACATTAAGGCACATGATGATGGTGAAAGGTGTATCAACTATCTTCTTGGGATGTCGTTTCTTCATATTTCACGGTCATCCTCG GTTGATCCAGGTCCAATGCATGCCAAAACTTCTCAAAAGTTCACCATGCATGATTTGGTGCATGATCTTGCATCAGTAATTACTTCCAAAGAGTTCATCATTTTGAACGCTGATGCTACCGAACCAAGGGGCTGGAATAGAGCTCGTTATTGCCGGCATGCACAATTGATCAACTACCAAAATCAAACCACGGTTTTCAAAGACCTGCCACCCACAGCTAGAACCCTCCATTTTAGGTATTCAGGAAAATTGCAACTTCCCAAAATGGCATTTTCTCGATCCAAGTACATACGTGTGCTGGATTTAAGTGGGCATTCAGTTGGAAGGCAATCTACTTCAAGCAACTTAGACCTTCATGGAAGTTCAGTTGGGGGGCAATCCACTTCAAGCAACGTGGTACTGCCATCGTCCATTCATAAATCGAAGCTGCTTAGGTACCTTGATGCCACATCCTTGCCAATTACATCACTTCCAAAGTCTTTCCACACACTAAAACACATGCAAACTTTAATTCTATCCAAATGTGCACTTGAAACATTGCCTGACACTATCTGTAGCCTCAACAAGCTTTGTTATCTGGATCTATCTGGTAATGTCAGCCTTACTGAGCTCCCGGCGTCACTTGGGAAGCTCTCCAAACTCTCTTTCCTCAACTTATTGGGGTGTTCCATGCTCCAAGAGTTACCCGAGTCCATCTACGAGCTAACTTGTTTACGGCACCTAGACATTTCTGAGTGTCGTACCATTAAAAAGCTCCCTGATAAATTTGGCACTCTTTTGAAACTCATCTTTCTAAACCTGTCTGGTTGTTCCAAGATAACCAGTCTACCTGACAATCTTAGACTCCAGTCTTTAGAGCATATGAACCTATCAAATTGCCACGAGCTAGAAAACCTACCAAAAGATTTTGGCAACCTTCAAAGGCTTGTGTTTTTGAGCGTTTCTGATTGCTACAAGGTTTCATTGCTGCCAGAATCATTTTGCCAACTTATTCATCTAAAGTTCTTAGATCTTTCTGACTGCCATGAGCTCATGGAACTCCCTGAATGTTTTGGTCACCTTTTTGAGCTTGACTCTTTGAACCTAACAAGTTGTTGCAAGCTGCAAGTACTGCCCGAGTCATTCTGCAAATTGTCTAAGCTGAGGTGCCTCAATTTGTCTTATTGTATGAGGCTTGATAAGCTCCCACCCTCGTTCGGTGACCTTAAGCTTCAATCATTGGACATATCTTGTACAGAATCCCTCGATGCCTTGCCAAATAGCATTGCTGAAATGACAAGTCTCACTCGATTTGAGGCCATGCAAGGAGTTCCTGATGTGATGGCACACGTTGGGGAAATTAAAAAGCATCTTCTTATTTCAGAAGAAATAGAGCATGTTGTACAACAGAGAGAAAATAAAGGATGCAGCAGTATAGTGGAACTTGCAGATTTGACTTGTTATGAGTTGGATGTTCAAGAGCTTCAGAATGTCAAGCATCCAGAAGACGCGGAGAGAGCAAAGTTGCGTGATAAATCAGATCTGAGGCAACTATCTCTTCGCTGGGGAACCAATGGAGGCGAGGGTAAATCTGTGTTGGAGAAGCTCACACCTCCCCGGACTCTTGAATTTTTTTATCTATTCGGGTATATGAGCAAGGATTTTCCTAAATGGATGTCTGACATCTCTTCCTACCTCCCTTCTCTCACCTTCCTCCGCCTTTATGGTTTAGGAACATGTGATACTCTTCCTCCGTTTGGGCAGCTACCAAATTTAAGATGCATATGTATGAAGAAAATGCCCAACATCAGGAAAATAGGCAAGGAATTCTTTGGGCACGGCAGACCCTGTGTAAAATTAAGATCGATACAGTTAGAGTCGATGGAGAACTTGGCTGAATTCTTGACAACAAGGTCAGGTGAAGAAAATGAAGAGTTCTTAATTCCGAATTTGCACTCTTTGTGTCTGTCGAACTGCCCAAAATTGAAGTTTCTGCCATATCCGCCAAGAAGTATGATTTGGTACTTGGAAAACACTGATGAGATTATTGCAGAAGGAGGATTTGGGAAGCTTTCATCTTCTGCACTTCCTTTTGAAATGGTAATAAAAAATTGCAGTTTTTCTCCAGACAATTGGGATAGACTTCATCACTTCCCCACCCTTGAAGTATTTCAAGTTGAATCCTGCAAGGGCTTGAGGGCATTGCCAGAGGTCATTAGATGCTTCACCTCTCTAAAAAGCCTAGTTTTGAAGTCACTGAAGGAATTGGAGTCACTACCGAAATGGTTGGGGTGCTTCATTTCCCTGCAACGTCTTCTCATCCAGGATTGTCCCAACCTGACAACTTTGCCTGAAAGCATGAAGGGCCTTACTTCTTTAACATATCTGTATATAAAGAAGTGCCAAGAATTAGCTGTGTTGCCACAAAGCCTAGGGCAGCTCATTACCCTGCAAGACATTTCCATCATCAATTGTCCCAACCTGACAACTTTGCCTGAAAGCATGAAGGGCCTTACTTCTTTAACAGAGCTTTGGATAGAGGAGTGCCAAGGCCTAGCTATGTTGCCAGAATGCCTAGGACAGATGATTTCCCTGCAAATTTTTTACATCATTGATTGCCCCAACTTGACATTTTTGCCAGAGAGCATGAAGAAGCTTACTGCTCTCAGAGTCCTAACTTTGAAGGAGTGCCAACGCCTACATATGCTGCCAGAATGGCTACAAGAACTCACTTCCCTGGAAGAATTTAACATCATGGATTGTCCCAACCTGATATCTTTGCCTCAAAGCATACAAAACCTTCCAGTCTTGAAGGAACTCTACATTTGCTGCTCTCCGATTCTGGTCGAGAGGTGCCAAGGGGAGGATGCAGGCCTTATTTCTCACATCCCGGAAGTGACGTTACATGTACCAGAAGAATGA